Proteins found in one Drosophila busckii strain San Diego stock center, stock number 13000-0081.31 chromosome 2R, ASM1175060v1, whole genome shotgun sequence genomic segment:
- the LOC108596409 gene encoding rap guanine nucleotide exchange factor 4 isoform X1, translated as MAMEWITAMDKRPCDRNLRDVELISCRLRRVEPLCRLPGSALQQLAMCGFYEDLEKGVTLFRAGEQGRFWYAVLGGSLEVRYHAHADADGKSAVTLCNLGVGATFGESILHDLPRDSTVVTKTTCELLRVEQQDFRLIWEKNKELMNDIITNCKIKNGFGPGVQSAAATSPTKRPLSPDHPNPALPITETPSPAMNRMGWALRTLLVADNSSCLKDRKVSGKLIRKCAPGTELVDWLVNLAAIVHTRAQAAGMWQALLEEGVLTHVNKEQPFKDKCFLYRFRLDEEGGAPAVGVPTTEDLNTANDHIREALSALFQRGPDATLRMILRKPSHERTTEELELVFEELVHIAALSHLSTSIKRELSSIIVFEAHAQAGTILFNQGDEGRSWYILLKGSVDVVIHGKGTVATLKTGDDFGKLALINDAPRAATIVLKENNCHLLRVDKEHFNRILRDVEANTLRLQEHGKDVLVLERVAKQRGQHSAFKYTVMSGTPAKMLEHLLETRLGATVSGMDPFLDDFLLTHIVFMPVVQLVDELANYFHCDAHEDAQTPEDREYIINFKKRVIQFMQKWVMAVRHAAFEEPSVCDFIEDLAAEVEADPDLNEETSIVHNVLTQMARYQDDRNQNAGQKWKLPTNGQPICLFSGNATPSKTVIRPDDDIIFRVYCADHTYCTLRFPMHTTAELIKACAADKLQLNRGPDDLCLVEVKSNGERSVFKDNDVSIPTGLSLNGRLFVSVKDHLDALTQLPEQECPTEGVDIDLEILSTKELAYHITLFEWDLFWAVHEYELLYHTFGRHHFGKITANLDVFLRRFNEVQYWIVTELVSTQSLSKRVGLVRKFIKLAAYCKEYQNLNAFFAVVMGLSNNAVTRLHQTWEKIPSKFRKIFQEFEALIDPSRNHRAYRVFVGKLQPPLIPFMPLLLKDMTFAHEGNKTSLDGLVNFEKMHMMAQTMRTIRFCRSRSLGLEPPSPKSEGEVRAYISSFRVIDNQRVLTAMSQKVEPTRKLN; from the exons AGCGCCGTCACTTTGTGTAATCTGGGCGTTGGTGCCACATTTGGCGAATCAATACTACACGACCTGCCACGAGACAGCACCGTCGTGACGAAGACAACCTGTGAACTGTTGCGCGTCGAACAGCAGGATTTTCGACTCATCTGGGAG AAAAACAAGGAGTTAATGAATGACATCATTaccaattgcaaaataaaaaatg GTTTTGGTCCCGGTGTACAATCCGCTGCTGCTACTTCACCCACAAAACGCCCACTGAGTCCGGATCATCCCAATCCAGCGCTGCCCATAACTGAA ACGCCGAGTCCTGCTATGAACCGCATGGGCTGGGCACTGCGAACATTATTAGTGGCCGACAACTCCAGCTGTTTGAAGGATCGCAAA GTTTCGGGCAAATTGATACGCAAGTGTGCACCCGGCACGGAGCTGGTTGATTGGCTGGTTAATCTAGCGGCCATTGTGCATACACGCGCCCAGGCGGCgggcatgtggcaagcgttACTGGAGGAGGGCGTACTGACACATG TCAACAAGGAGCAGCCGTTCAAGGATAAATGCTTTCTGTATCGATTTCGCTTGGATGAGGAGGGCGGCGCACCCGCTGTGGGCGTACCAACTACCGAGGATCTCAATACGGCTAATGACCATATACGTGAGGCATTAAGTGCATTATTTCAACGTGGACCGGATGCTACGCTACGCATGATATTGCGCAAACC CTCACACGAACGCACAACAGAGGAACTGGAACTGGTATTCGAGGAGCTGGTGCATATAGCTGCGCTCTCACATTTATCCACAAGCATTAAGCGCGAGCTCTCATCGATAATTGTATTCGAAGCCCACGCACAAGCGGGCACCATAT TATTCAATCAAGGCGACGAGGGCCGCTCCTGGTATATTCTACTCAAAGGCTCGGTGGACGTTGTGATACACGGCAAGGGCACAGTTGCCACTTTGAAGACTGGCGATGATTTCGGCAAATTAGCTTTGATAAACGACGCACCCAG AGCTGCCACAATCGTTTTGAAGGAAAACAATTGCCATTTGCTGCGCGTAGATAAGGAGCACTTCAATCGCATATTGCGCGATGTGGAGGCCAACACATTGAGACTGCAGGAGCACGGCAAGGATGTTTTAGTGCTGGAGCGTGTAGCCAAGCAACGTGGACAGCATTCCGCATTCAA ATATACCGTGATGTCGGGCACACCAGCCAAAATGCTGGAGCATTTGCTAGAGACGCGTTTGGGCGCAACCGTCAGCGGCATGGATCCATTTCTTGATGATTTTCTGCTCACTCACATAGTGTTTATGCCCGTAGTGCAGCTCGTCGACGAATTGGCCAACTA CTTTCATTGTGATGCGCATGAGGATGCCCAAACTCCGGAGGATCGAGAGTATATTATCAACTTTAAGAAGCGTGTcatacaatttatgcaaaagtgGGTCATGGCCGTGCGACATGCAGCGTTCGAGGAGCCCAGCGTTTGTGATTTCATAGAGGATCTTGCAGCCGAAGTGGAAGCGGATCCCGATCTGAATGAGGAGACAAGCATTGTGCATAATGTGCTAACACAAATGGCACGTTATCAGGACGATCGCAATCAGAATGCAGGACAAAAGTGGAAACTGCCTACCAATGGACAACCCATTTGTCTGTTCAGTGGCAATGCTACGCCCTCAAAGACAGTTATACGACCCGATGATGACA TCATCTTTCGCGTCTACTGCGCCGACCACACCTACTGCACATTGCGCTTTCCCATGCACACTACGGCGGAGCTAATCAAAGCCTGTGCAGCGGACAAGCTGCAATTGAATCGCGGCCCCGACGACCTCTGTCTGGTCGAAGTCAAATCGAATGGCGAGCGCTCCGTGTTCAAGGATAATGACGTTAGCATACCCACGGGCCTATCGCTCAACGGCCGACTGTTTGTCTCCGTCAAGGATCATCTGGATGCTCTG ACCCAATTGCCGGAGCAGGAGTGCCCCACTGAGGGTGTGGACATTGATTTGGAAATACTAAGCACCAAGGAGCTGGCCTATCACATTACACTCTTCGAATGGGATTTGTTTTGGGCCGTGCACGAGTACGAGCTGCTCTACCACACATTTGGTCGTCATCACTTCGGCAAG ataacGGCCAATTTGGATGTATTTCTGCGACGCTTCAATGAAGTGCAATACTGGATTGTCACCGAGCTGGTGTCCACACAAAGTCTGAGCAAGCGTGTGGGCCTGGTGCGCAAATTCATCAAGTTGGCTGCTTA ctgcaaggaATATcagaatttaaatgctttcTTTGCTGTTGTCATGGGCTTGTCCAACAACGCGGTAACGCGTCTGCATCAAACCTGGGAGAAGATACCATCGAAGTTTCGCAAAATCTTTCAAGAGTTCGAGGCGCTCATCGATCCCAGTCGCAATCATCGCGCGTATCGCGTTTTCGTGGGCAAGCTACAGCCGCCATTAATACCGTttatgccgctgctgctcaaggACATGACCTTTGCGCATGAGGGCAACAAGACCAGCCTGGACGGACTGGTCAACTTTGAGAAAATGCACATGATGGCGCAAACAATGCGCACCATACGCTTCTGTCGCTCACGCAGTTTGG GTCTGGAGCCACCTTCGCCCAAGAGCGAGGGCGAGGTACGCGCCTATATAAGCAGTTTTCGTGTCATTGACAATCAACGCGTGCTAACCGCCATGTCACAAAAGGTGGAGCCCACGcgtaaattaaactaa
- the LOC108596409 gene encoding rap guanine nucleotide exchange factor 4 isoform X3, giving the protein MLFRRSCTYNVEQSTRHYAKSAVTLCNLGVGATFGESILHDLPRDSTVVTKTTCELLRVEQQDFRLIWEKNKELMNDIITNCKIKNGFGPGVQSAAATSPTKRPLSPDHPNPALPITETPSPAMNRMGWALRTLLVADNSSCLKDRKVSGKLIRKCAPGTELVDWLVNLAAIVHTRAQAAGMWQALLEEGVLTHVNKEQPFKDKCFLYRFRLDEEGGAPAVGVPTTEDLNTANDHIREALSALFQRGPDATLRMILRKPSHERTTEELELVFEELVHIAALSHLSTSIKRELSSIIVFEAHAQAGTILFNQGDEGRSWYILLKGSVDVVIHGKGTVATLKTGDDFGKLALINDAPRAATIVLKENNCHLLRVDKEHFNRILRDVEANTLRLQEHGKDVLVLERVAKQRGQHSAFKYTVMSGTPAKMLEHLLETRLGATVSGMDPFLDDFLLTHIVFMPVVQLVDELANYFHCDAHEDAQTPEDREYIINFKKRVIQFMQKWVMAVRHAAFEEPSVCDFIEDLAAEVEADPDLNEETSIVHNVLTQMARYQDDRNQNAGQKWKLPTNGQPICLFSGNATPSKTVIRPDDDIIFRVYCADHTYCTLRFPMHTTAELIKACAADKLQLNRGPDDLCLVEVKSNGERSVFKDNDVSIPTGLSLNGRLFVSVKDHLDALTQLPEQECPTEGVDIDLEILSTKELAYHITLFEWDLFWAVHEYELLYHTFGRHHFGKITANLDVFLRRFNEVQYWIVTELVSTQSLSKRVGLVRKFIKLAAYCKEYQNLNAFFAVVMGLSNNAVTRLHQTWEKIPSKFRKIFQEFEALIDPSRNHRAYRVFVGKLQPPLIPFMPLLLKDMTFAHEGNKTSLDGLVNFEKMHMMAQTMRTIRFCRSRSLGLEPPSPKSEGEVRAYISSFRVIDNQRVLTAMSQKVEPTRKLN; this is encoded by the exons aTGTTATTCCGTCGCAGTTGTACGTATAATGTGGAGCAATCGACGCGACATTATGCAAAG AGCGCCGTCACTTTGTGTAATCTGGGCGTTGGTGCCACATTTGGCGAATCAATACTACACGACCTGCCACGAGACAGCACCGTCGTGACGAAGACAACCTGTGAACTGTTGCGCGTCGAACAGCAGGATTTTCGACTCATCTGGGAG AAAAACAAGGAGTTAATGAATGACATCATTaccaattgcaaaataaaaaatg GTTTTGGTCCCGGTGTACAATCCGCTGCTGCTACTTCACCCACAAAACGCCCACTGAGTCCGGATCATCCCAATCCAGCGCTGCCCATAACTGAA ACGCCGAGTCCTGCTATGAACCGCATGGGCTGGGCACTGCGAACATTATTAGTGGCCGACAACTCCAGCTGTTTGAAGGATCGCAAA GTTTCGGGCAAATTGATACGCAAGTGTGCACCCGGCACGGAGCTGGTTGATTGGCTGGTTAATCTAGCGGCCATTGTGCATACACGCGCCCAGGCGGCgggcatgtggcaagcgttACTGGAGGAGGGCGTACTGACACATG TCAACAAGGAGCAGCCGTTCAAGGATAAATGCTTTCTGTATCGATTTCGCTTGGATGAGGAGGGCGGCGCACCCGCTGTGGGCGTACCAACTACCGAGGATCTCAATACGGCTAATGACCATATACGTGAGGCATTAAGTGCATTATTTCAACGTGGACCGGATGCTACGCTACGCATGATATTGCGCAAACC CTCACACGAACGCACAACAGAGGAACTGGAACTGGTATTCGAGGAGCTGGTGCATATAGCTGCGCTCTCACATTTATCCACAAGCATTAAGCGCGAGCTCTCATCGATAATTGTATTCGAAGCCCACGCACAAGCGGGCACCATAT TATTCAATCAAGGCGACGAGGGCCGCTCCTGGTATATTCTACTCAAAGGCTCGGTGGACGTTGTGATACACGGCAAGGGCACAGTTGCCACTTTGAAGACTGGCGATGATTTCGGCAAATTAGCTTTGATAAACGACGCACCCAG AGCTGCCACAATCGTTTTGAAGGAAAACAATTGCCATTTGCTGCGCGTAGATAAGGAGCACTTCAATCGCATATTGCGCGATGTGGAGGCCAACACATTGAGACTGCAGGAGCACGGCAAGGATGTTTTAGTGCTGGAGCGTGTAGCCAAGCAACGTGGACAGCATTCCGCATTCAA ATATACCGTGATGTCGGGCACACCAGCCAAAATGCTGGAGCATTTGCTAGAGACGCGTTTGGGCGCAACCGTCAGCGGCATGGATCCATTTCTTGATGATTTTCTGCTCACTCACATAGTGTTTATGCCCGTAGTGCAGCTCGTCGACGAATTGGCCAACTA CTTTCATTGTGATGCGCATGAGGATGCCCAAACTCCGGAGGATCGAGAGTATATTATCAACTTTAAGAAGCGTGTcatacaatttatgcaaaagtgGGTCATGGCCGTGCGACATGCAGCGTTCGAGGAGCCCAGCGTTTGTGATTTCATAGAGGATCTTGCAGCCGAAGTGGAAGCGGATCCCGATCTGAATGAGGAGACAAGCATTGTGCATAATGTGCTAACACAAATGGCACGTTATCAGGACGATCGCAATCAGAATGCAGGACAAAAGTGGAAACTGCCTACCAATGGACAACCCATTTGTCTGTTCAGTGGCAATGCTACGCCCTCAAAGACAGTTATACGACCCGATGATGACA TCATCTTTCGCGTCTACTGCGCCGACCACACCTACTGCACATTGCGCTTTCCCATGCACACTACGGCGGAGCTAATCAAAGCCTGTGCAGCGGACAAGCTGCAATTGAATCGCGGCCCCGACGACCTCTGTCTGGTCGAAGTCAAATCGAATGGCGAGCGCTCCGTGTTCAAGGATAATGACGTTAGCATACCCACGGGCCTATCGCTCAACGGCCGACTGTTTGTCTCCGTCAAGGATCATCTGGATGCTCTG ACCCAATTGCCGGAGCAGGAGTGCCCCACTGAGGGTGTGGACATTGATTTGGAAATACTAAGCACCAAGGAGCTGGCCTATCACATTACACTCTTCGAATGGGATTTGTTTTGGGCCGTGCACGAGTACGAGCTGCTCTACCACACATTTGGTCGTCATCACTTCGGCAAG ataacGGCCAATTTGGATGTATTTCTGCGACGCTTCAATGAAGTGCAATACTGGATTGTCACCGAGCTGGTGTCCACACAAAGTCTGAGCAAGCGTGTGGGCCTGGTGCGCAAATTCATCAAGTTGGCTGCTTA ctgcaaggaATATcagaatttaaatgctttcTTTGCTGTTGTCATGGGCTTGTCCAACAACGCGGTAACGCGTCTGCATCAAACCTGGGAGAAGATACCATCGAAGTTTCGCAAAATCTTTCAAGAGTTCGAGGCGCTCATCGATCCCAGTCGCAATCATCGCGCGTATCGCGTTTTCGTGGGCAAGCTACAGCCGCCATTAATACCGTttatgccgctgctgctcaaggACATGACCTTTGCGCATGAGGGCAACAAGACCAGCCTGGACGGACTGGTCAACTTTGAGAAAATGCACATGATGGCGCAAACAATGCGCACCATACGCTTCTGTCGCTCACGCAGTTTGG GTCTGGAGCCACCTTCGCCCAAGAGCGAGGGCGAGGTACGCGCCTATATAAGCAGTTTTCGTGTCATTGACAATCAACGCGTGCTAACCGCCATGTCACAAAAGGTGGAGCCCACGcgtaaattaaactaa
- the LOC108596409 gene encoding rap guanine nucleotide exchange factor 4 isoform X2, whose amino-acid sequence MCNKNKELMNDIITNCKIKNGFGPGVQSAAATSPTKRPLSPDHPNPALPITETPSPAMNRMGWALRTLLVADNSSCLKDRKVSGKLIRKCAPGTELVDWLVNLAAIVHTRAQAAGMWQALLEEGVLTHVNKEQPFKDKCFLYRFRLDEEGGAPAVGVPTTEDLNTANDHIREALSALFQRGPDATLRMILRKPSHERTTEELELVFEELVHIAALSHLSTSIKRELSSIIVFEAHAQAGTILFNQGDEGRSWYILLKGSVDVVIHGKGTVATLKTGDDFGKLALINDAPRAATIVLKENNCHLLRVDKEHFNRILRDVEANTLRLQEHGKDVLVLERVAKQRGQHSAFKYTVMSGTPAKMLEHLLETRLGATVSGMDPFLDDFLLTHIVFMPVVQLVDELANYFHCDAHEDAQTPEDREYIINFKKRVIQFMQKWVMAVRHAAFEEPSVCDFIEDLAAEVEADPDLNEETSIVHNVLTQMARYQDDRNQNAGQKWKLPTNGQPICLFSGNATPSKTVIRPDDDIIFRVYCADHTYCTLRFPMHTTAELIKACAADKLQLNRGPDDLCLVEVKSNGERSVFKDNDVSIPTGLSLNGRLFVSVKDHLDALTQLPEQECPTEGVDIDLEILSTKELAYHITLFEWDLFWAVHEYELLYHTFGRHHFGKITANLDVFLRRFNEVQYWIVTELVSTQSLSKRVGLVRKFIKLAAYCKEYQNLNAFFAVVMGLSNNAVTRLHQTWEKIPSKFRKIFQEFEALIDPSRNHRAYRVFVGKLQPPLIPFMPLLLKDMTFAHEGNKTSLDGLVNFEKMHMMAQTMRTIRFCRSRSLGLEPPSPKSEGEVRAYISSFRVIDNQRVLTAMSQKVEPTRKLN is encoded by the exons ATGTGCAAT AAAAACAAGGAGTTAATGAATGACATCATTaccaattgcaaaataaaaaatg GTTTTGGTCCCGGTGTACAATCCGCTGCTGCTACTTCACCCACAAAACGCCCACTGAGTCCGGATCATCCCAATCCAGCGCTGCCCATAACTGAA ACGCCGAGTCCTGCTATGAACCGCATGGGCTGGGCACTGCGAACATTATTAGTGGCCGACAACTCCAGCTGTTTGAAGGATCGCAAA GTTTCGGGCAAATTGATACGCAAGTGTGCACCCGGCACGGAGCTGGTTGATTGGCTGGTTAATCTAGCGGCCATTGTGCATACACGCGCCCAGGCGGCgggcatgtggcaagcgttACTGGAGGAGGGCGTACTGACACATG TCAACAAGGAGCAGCCGTTCAAGGATAAATGCTTTCTGTATCGATTTCGCTTGGATGAGGAGGGCGGCGCACCCGCTGTGGGCGTACCAACTACCGAGGATCTCAATACGGCTAATGACCATATACGTGAGGCATTAAGTGCATTATTTCAACGTGGACCGGATGCTACGCTACGCATGATATTGCGCAAACC CTCACACGAACGCACAACAGAGGAACTGGAACTGGTATTCGAGGAGCTGGTGCATATAGCTGCGCTCTCACATTTATCCACAAGCATTAAGCGCGAGCTCTCATCGATAATTGTATTCGAAGCCCACGCACAAGCGGGCACCATAT TATTCAATCAAGGCGACGAGGGCCGCTCCTGGTATATTCTACTCAAAGGCTCGGTGGACGTTGTGATACACGGCAAGGGCACAGTTGCCACTTTGAAGACTGGCGATGATTTCGGCAAATTAGCTTTGATAAACGACGCACCCAG AGCTGCCACAATCGTTTTGAAGGAAAACAATTGCCATTTGCTGCGCGTAGATAAGGAGCACTTCAATCGCATATTGCGCGATGTGGAGGCCAACACATTGAGACTGCAGGAGCACGGCAAGGATGTTTTAGTGCTGGAGCGTGTAGCCAAGCAACGTGGACAGCATTCCGCATTCAA ATATACCGTGATGTCGGGCACACCAGCCAAAATGCTGGAGCATTTGCTAGAGACGCGTTTGGGCGCAACCGTCAGCGGCATGGATCCATTTCTTGATGATTTTCTGCTCACTCACATAGTGTTTATGCCCGTAGTGCAGCTCGTCGACGAATTGGCCAACTA CTTTCATTGTGATGCGCATGAGGATGCCCAAACTCCGGAGGATCGAGAGTATATTATCAACTTTAAGAAGCGTGTcatacaatttatgcaaaagtgGGTCATGGCCGTGCGACATGCAGCGTTCGAGGAGCCCAGCGTTTGTGATTTCATAGAGGATCTTGCAGCCGAAGTGGAAGCGGATCCCGATCTGAATGAGGAGACAAGCATTGTGCATAATGTGCTAACACAAATGGCACGTTATCAGGACGATCGCAATCAGAATGCAGGACAAAAGTGGAAACTGCCTACCAATGGACAACCCATTTGTCTGTTCAGTGGCAATGCTACGCCCTCAAAGACAGTTATACGACCCGATGATGACA TCATCTTTCGCGTCTACTGCGCCGACCACACCTACTGCACATTGCGCTTTCCCATGCACACTACGGCGGAGCTAATCAAAGCCTGTGCAGCGGACAAGCTGCAATTGAATCGCGGCCCCGACGACCTCTGTCTGGTCGAAGTCAAATCGAATGGCGAGCGCTCCGTGTTCAAGGATAATGACGTTAGCATACCCACGGGCCTATCGCTCAACGGCCGACTGTTTGTCTCCGTCAAGGATCATCTGGATGCTCTG ACCCAATTGCCGGAGCAGGAGTGCCCCACTGAGGGTGTGGACATTGATTTGGAAATACTAAGCACCAAGGAGCTGGCCTATCACATTACACTCTTCGAATGGGATTTGTTTTGGGCCGTGCACGAGTACGAGCTGCTCTACCACACATTTGGTCGTCATCACTTCGGCAAG ataacGGCCAATTTGGATGTATTTCTGCGACGCTTCAATGAAGTGCAATACTGGATTGTCACCGAGCTGGTGTCCACACAAAGTCTGAGCAAGCGTGTGGGCCTGGTGCGCAAATTCATCAAGTTGGCTGCTTA ctgcaaggaATATcagaatttaaatgctttcTTTGCTGTTGTCATGGGCTTGTCCAACAACGCGGTAACGCGTCTGCATCAAACCTGGGAGAAGATACCATCGAAGTTTCGCAAAATCTTTCAAGAGTTCGAGGCGCTCATCGATCCCAGTCGCAATCATCGCGCGTATCGCGTTTTCGTGGGCAAGCTACAGCCGCCATTAATACCGTttatgccgctgctgctcaaggACATGACCTTTGCGCATGAGGGCAACAAGACCAGCCTGGACGGACTGGTCAACTTTGAGAAAATGCACATGATGGCGCAAACAATGCGCACCATACGCTTCTGTCGCTCACGCAGTTTGG GTCTGGAGCCACCTTCGCCCAAGAGCGAGGGCGAGGTACGCGCCTATATAAGCAGTTTTCGTGTCATTGACAATCAACGCGTGCTAACCGCCATGTCACAAAAGGTGGAGCCCACGcgtaaattaaactaa
- the LOC108596409 gene encoding rap guanine nucleotide exchange factor 4 isoform X4 produces MNDIITNCKIKNGFGPGVQSAAATSPTKRPLSPDHPNPALPITETPSPAMNRMGWALRTLLVADNSSCLKDRKVSGKLIRKCAPGTELVDWLVNLAAIVHTRAQAAGMWQALLEEGVLTHVNKEQPFKDKCFLYRFRLDEEGGAPAVGVPTTEDLNTANDHIREALSALFQRGPDATLRMILRKPSHERTTEELELVFEELVHIAALSHLSTSIKRELSSIIVFEAHAQAGTILFNQGDEGRSWYILLKGSVDVVIHGKGTVATLKTGDDFGKLALINDAPRAATIVLKENNCHLLRVDKEHFNRILRDVEANTLRLQEHGKDVLVLERVAKQRGQHSAFKYTVMSGTPAKMLEHLLETRLGATVSGMDPFLDDFLLTHIVFMPVVQLVDELANYFHCDAHEDAQTPEDREYIINFKKRVIQFMQKWVMAVRHAAFEEPSVCDFIEDLAAEVEADPDLNEETSIVHNVLTQMARYQDDRNQNAGQKWKLPTNGQPICLFSGNATPSKTVIRPDDDIIFRVYCADHTYCTLRFPMHTTAELIKACAADKLQLNRGPDDLCLVEVKSNGERSVFKDNDVSIPTGLSLNGRLFVSVKDHLDALTQLPEQECPTEGVDIDLEILSTKELAYHITLFEWDLFWAVHEYELLYHTFGRHHFGKITANLDVFLRRFNEVQYWIVTELVSTQSLSKRVGLVRKFIKLAAYCKEYQNLNAFFAVVMGLSNNAVTRLHQTWEKIPSKFRKIFQEFEALIDPSRNHRAYRVFVGKLQPPLIPFMPLLLKDMTFAHEGNKTSLDGLVNFEKMHMMAQTMRTIRFCRSRSLGLEPPSPKSEGEVRAYISSFRVIDNQRVLTAMSQKVEPTRKLN; encoded by the exons ATGAATGACATCATTaccaattgcaaaataaaaaatg GTTTTGGTCCCGGTGTACAATCCGCTGCTGCTACTTCACCCACAAAACGCCCACTGAGTCCGGATCATCCCAATCCAGCGCTGCCCATAACTGAA ACGCCGAGTCCTGCTATGAACCGCATGGGCTGGGCACTGCGAACATTATTAGTGGCCGACAACTCCAGCTGTTTGAAGGATCGCAAA GTTTCGGGCAAATTGATACGCAAGTGTGCACCCGGCACGGAGCTGGTTGATTGGCTGGTTAATCTAGCGGCCATTGTGCATACACGCGCCCAGGCGGCgggcatgtggcaagcgttACTGGAGGAGGGCGTACTGACACATG TCAACAAGGAGCAGCCGTTCAAGGATAAATGCTTTCTGTATCGATTTCGCTTGGATGAGGAGGGCGGCGCACCCGCTGTGGGCGTACCAACTACCGAGGATCTCAATACGGCTAATGACCATATACGTGAGGCATTAAGTGCATTATTTCAACGTGGACCGGATGCTACGCTACGCATGATATTGCGCAAACC CTCACACGAACGCACAACAGAGGAACTGGAACTGGTATTCGAGGAGCTGGTGCATATAGCTGCGCTCTCACATTTATCCACAAGCATTAAGCGCGAGCTCTCATCGATAATTGTATTCGAAGCCCACGCACAAGCGGGCACCATAT TATTCAATCAAGGCGACGAGGGCCGCTCCTGGTATATTCTACTCAAAGGCTCGGTGGACGTTGTGATACACGGCAAGGGCACAGTTGCCACTTTGAAGACTGGCGATGATTTCGGCAAATTAGCTTTGATAAACGACGCACCCAG AGCTGCCACAATCGTTTTGAAGGAAAACAATTGCCATTTGCTGCGCGTAGATAAGGAGCACTTCAATCGCATATTGCGCGATGTGGAGGCCAACACATTGAGACTGCAGGAGCACGGCAAGGATGTTTTAGTGCTGGAGCGTGTAGCCAAGCAACGTGGACAGCATTCCGCATTCAA ATATACCGTGATGTCGGGCACACCAGCCAAAATGCTGGAGCATTTGCTAGAGACGCGTTTGGGCGCAACCGTCAGCGGCATGGATCCATTTCTTGATGATTTTCTGCTCACTCACATAGTGTTTATGCCCGTAGTGCAGCTCGTCGACGAATTGGCCAACTA CTTTCATTGTGATGCGCATGAGGATGCCCAAACTCCGGAGGATCGAGAGTATATTATCAACTTTAAGAAGCGTGTcatacaatttatgcaaaagtgGGTCATGGCCGTGCGACATGCAGCGTTCGAGGAGCCCAGCGTTTGTGATTTCATAGAGGATCTTGCAGCCGAAGTGGAAGCGGATCCCGATCTGAATGAGGAGACAAGCATTGTGCATAATGTGCTAACACAAATGGCACGTTATCAGGACGATCGCAATCAGAATGCAGGACAAAAGTGGAAACTGCCTACCAATGGACAACCCATTTGTCTGTTCAGTGGCAATGCTACGCCCTCAAAGACAGTTATACGACCCGATGATGACA TCATCTTTCGCGTCTACTGCGCCGACCACACCTACTGCACATTGCGCTTTCCCATGCACACTACGGCGGAGCTAATCAAAGCCTGTGCAGCGGACAAGCTGCAATTGAATCGCGGCCCCGACGACCTCTGTCTGGTCGAAGTCAAATCGAATGGCGAGCGCTCCGTGTTCAAGGATAATGACGTTAGCATACCCACGGGCCTATCGCTCAACGGCCGACTGTTTGTCTCCGTCAAGGATCATCTGGATGCTCTG ACCCAATTGCCGGAGCAGGAGTGCCCCACTGAGGGTGTGGACATTGATTTGGAAATACTAAGCACCAAGGAGCTGGCCTATCACATTACACTCTTCGAATGGGATTTGTTTTGGGCCGTGCACGAGTACGAGCTGCTCTACCACACATTTGGTCGTCATCACTTCGGCAAG ataacGGCCAATTTGGATGTATTTCTGCGACGCTTCAATGAAGTGCAATACTGGATTGTCACCGAGCTGGTGTCCACACAAAGTCTGAGCAAGCGTGTGGGCCTGGTGCGCAAATTCATCAAGTTGGCTGCTTA ctgcaaggaATATcagaatttaaatgctttcTTTGCTGTTGTCATGGGCTTGTCCAACAACGCGGTAACGCGTCTGCATCAAACCTGGGAGAAGATACCATCGAAGTTTCGCAAAATCTTTCAAGAGTTCGAGGCGCTCATCGATCCCAGTCGCAATCATCGCGCGTATCGCGTTTTCGTGGGCAAGCTACAGCCGCCATTAATACCGTttatgccgctgctgctcaaggACATGACCTTTGCGCATGAGGGCAACAAGACCAGCCTGGACGGACTGGTCAACTTTGAGAAAATGCACATGATGGCGCAAACAATGCGCACCATACGCTTCTGTCGCTCACGCAGTTTGG GTCTGGAGCCACCTTCGCCCAAGAGCGAGGGCGAGGTACGCGCCTATATAAGCAGTTTTCGTGTCATTGACAATCAACGCGTGCTAACCGCCATGTCACAAAAGGTGGAGCCCACGcgtaaattaaactaa